From the Microtus ochrogaster isolate Prairie Vole_2 chromosome 8, MicOch1.0, whole genome shotgun sequence genome, the window TCTCACTCACATGGAGACAGACAACAAGTGCTTCTACCGCGAGTCCCCGCTCTACCTGGAAAGgtaggttgggggtggggtattGTCCTATCAGAAGTGAGGAGAAGGAGCCGCCGTGAAGAAGGTCTTTGATGCCCTTTCTCCTTCAGGTTTGGGTTCTATAAATACATGAAGATggacaaggaggaaggagaggaagatgaggaagaagaagttCAGCGTagagccttcctcttcctcaaccCCGATGGTGAGTGCCCCATTCCTGCTGCCCTCCCAGCCCTTCTGCCAGATTCTCCACTTACCAGACACTCTCTGCAGACTTCCTGGATGATGAGGACGAGCAGGGACTGTTAGACAGTCTAGAGCCCACTGATGCGTCCCCACGACAGAGCCACAAGACACCCACCCCGACGACCTCCGCTGGAACTACAGCCACCCCTACCCCACCTACGACCAGTCCGCTGGATGAGCAGACCCCCAGACACTCCCGGGCACTGAATTGGGCCCCACGCCCCCTGCCCCTCTTCTTAGGGAGAGCTCCACCTCCCCGAACTGTGGAGAAGTCTCCCTCAAAGGTGTACGTGACCAGAGTGCGGCCTGGACAGCGGTCTTCTCCGAAAGCACTGAGAGACTCACCTTGGCCACCCTTCCCTGGCGTCTTCCTGCGCCCCAAGCCTCTGCCCCGAGTGCAGCTGCGGGTGCCCCCACACCCACCTCGGACCCAGGGCTATAGGACCAGTGGCTCCAAGGTCACAGAACTAAAGCCCCCAGTCAGGGCACAGACCACCCAGAGAGGCCAGGAGGGTCAAGTGCATGGACAGGGACTCACGGTGCCCACAGTGGACTTGAACTCCTCCGTGGAAACACAGCCTGTGACCTCGTTCATGAGTTTGTCTCAGGTGTCTAGGCCACAGCTGCCTGGAGAGGgtgaagaaggggaggatgatGGGGCCCCTGGTGATGAGGCCACATCAGAAgacagtgaggaagaggaggagcaggccgCTGGGCGGCTGCTGGGTCGCTGGCGTGAGGATGCCATCGACTGGCAGCGCACATTCAGTGTGGGCGCCATGGACTTCGAGCTGCTGCGCTCTGACTGGAATGACCTGCGCTGCAACGTGTCAGGGAACCTGCAGCTTCCCGAGGCTGAGGCagtggatgtggtggctcagtaCATGGAGCGACTCAATGCACGCCATGGCGGGTACGGGGCAGGTTGCGAGAGGGCGTGGTGTTCCCTGCGGGAATCCCAGACCTTTCTTGGCTCTCAGCAGCTCTCTgatccccctttccctctccagtgaTGAGTGTCTTACCCAGGTTGAAGGGCTCTCTGGAGCCTCACTCCAGACTGGCTTCATATCCCTTTACTGCCAAGCACCAAGTCCGTCGTCTTGGACCGAAACTCTAAGATGAACTGCCAGGGTTAGCCAGGCCGTGAGAGAGCCTTTTTAGGGACAAGAGACACTGAAGGGCCAAGCTCAGGACCGCCAAGCCTCTCCTTGTAGAGTTTTGAAGGGTCTAGGGGACTATGTCTAACTCAAGGGGGAGAGCCCAGGACCCCTGTTACTGATCCCCCTTGGCCTGTTAGGTCTTAGGATTCCAAGTTGTTTCCACCCCGTTTTGAGAGAGCCTATGGCCATAATTTTTCTTTGAGGGAGTTCTCACGAGAGTCTGTTCTGTACAGTGTCAGCCTAGAGGAAAGGTAGAACCTTCTGTGGACCTGGATGAATACAGGGTCATCAAGACAAGGTGTCCAGCCGATGGTTAGAAAGAGCCAGGCTCACCAGGAAGTTTTGAACAGGGCAGGGGTTGTCCTGCTGCTCCAGAGGACAAGAGCGCGACAGTCCTAAAGTAGGGCAGTGAGGAGGTGGCCTAAGACCCTCCCACCATTGGTGGTTCAAAGGACAGATTTCCCGAAAGCAGCCTGTGGGGACAGACTGTCCACCCTGAGTGGTCAAGGCATGACCTCACTTTTGCACATCTGGGTCCTAGGGTGTGGTAGCCCCAAGGAGTAACCTAGCGTGTTTGGTTGTGGGGGCAGAGGTTCCTGTGTTGGGTGCGGTTGAGTCACACTGGCTGATGGGTTCCTGTAGAAGCACTGGCTGTCGCCAGAAGATAGGAAGCAGAATGAATGAATAGCTTGAGGCCTGAGAATAATTGCCTGAGACAAAATGGAGGGGCCTGCTGGAGGTGGGGCCCGGCCAGGGAGgactgacatcctcctctggggGCTCTGTAGAAGGCTACCCACAGCAGAAGAGGATTGAAACAGCAAAGAAACTTAGGCATAGTAAATCATCTGGGAGAACCTGACAATCCTGGGCTCACAGCACGGTCCTAGTGtacccttccctcctccttcctgctgctggggggggggggggcggggtgtAGGTGAAATGTGGGAAGGTCAGCCTGTGTCTGGGAACTACCTAGTGGGTTACAGTTGCTATTTAGTCCGAGGAGCGTGGTTGCGTGGTTCTTGGGGGTGAAGTGGGACGTGGGAGGATTTAAGTGGAATTACGGTCTTTGGCTAATCAGCCCTGCCCCGCAGGCGCTTCTCGCTTCTGCGCATCGTGAACGTGGAGAAGCGCCGTGACTCCGCACGAGGAAGCCGCTTCCTCCTGGAATTGGAATTGCAAGAGCGCGGAGGCGGCCGCCAGCGCCTATCAGAATATGTCTTCCTGCGATTGCCTGGAGCACGCATTGGGGATGAGGATGGAGAAAGTCCTGAACCCCCTCTTGCCGCCTCCATCCCACCAGACAGTCGCCCAGAGCTCTGCCGGCCATTGCATCTGGCTTGGCGACAGGATGTCATGGTTCACTTCATTGTGCCAGGTATGTGCGCTTCaagcggggagggggaggctaACGCCATGGGCATGGGTGACTGAAGGGGATCTTCCAAATGGGAAACCATGCTATCCAGTCATGCTAGCTCAGTGGCACCCCCCTCTTTCAGTAAAGAATCAGGCTCGCTGGGTAGTGCAGTTCCTGTCAGATATGACCGCGCTGCATGTGCATACGGGGGACTCGCACTTCAATATCATCTTAGTGGACTTTGAGAGCGAGGACATGGATGTGGAGCGGGCCTTGCGTGCAGCTAAGCTACCTCGGTAATGACGGTTACCACCAGCACCTAGTGAGGTCAAATCTCCTCTTGTGGGAGGTGGGTTGTCCTGATACCATCTACCCTTGGTTCCTGTGATTCCTTCATTTCCCCAGGTACCAGTACCTGAGACGAACTGGAAACTTTGAACGCTCTGCAGGCTTGCAAACTGGAGTGGATGCAGTGGAGGTCTGTGGGCCAGTCAAGGGCTTAGGGGAAAGGAATGAGGGTGCTGAGCACACCttggggaggtgggcagggctcAGACCTCCCAACCTACAGGACCCCAGCAGCATCGTTTTCCTCTGTGACCTGCACATCCACTTCCCACCCAACATCCTGGACAGCATCCGCAAGCACTGTGTGGAGGGCAAGCTGGCCTTCGCCCCTGTGGTCATGCGTCTGGGCTGTGGGAGTTCACCGTGGGACCCACACGGTAAGGACCTTCGTGTTCCCCAGGAACTCCAGTTTCTCAAAACCACCAGGGCAAAAATCCAAGCCTAACCTCCCGGGTAAGCCTAGGGACCCTAGCAATAGCTCATAGGACCCAGAAGTGCAGGGTCATAAGACCCTTTCCTCTGTGGACTTAGGAGTTTGTGGGTTATGATCAAATACCAACCCCTCTAAGAGTCTCCAAAATGAGGAGGCTTCTTGGAATTCCTCCCGAGGTCCTCGAGTCCTCCTCGGGAGAGAATGTTAAGGATGATCACCCTCCCCACCTCAAGGTTACTGGGAAGTGAACGGATTCGGCCTCTTCGGGATCTTTAAGTCGGACTTTGACCGGGTAGGAGGCATGAACACTGAGGAGTTCCGTGACCAATGGGGAGGCGAGGACTGGGAACTTCTGGACAGGTGACTGCCCTCCCCTACCTCACACTGAgacctctcctcttcctccaatgCTAAACTGACCCTGACAGGATCACAAAACCCTTCCACCTGCCCCACTCCCAAGAACCCTTCCCACCTCCGGGCTTCTCCAGTCTCAGGGCAGCCCTGAGCCCCAGCAGAGAACCAGGGCTTTGATTTTGCCACCCACCCATCCCAGGGTCCTGCAGGCAGGGCTGGAGGTGGAGAGGCTTCGACTACGGCACTTCTACCACCACTACCATTCAAAGCGGGGCATGTGGGCCACACGCAGCCGCAAAGGTGCCCGCACGCAGCGATCCTGAAGACCCGGCAGCCCTCGCGTCACTGGGCTCTGAGACAGCAGCTAGACGCTGCACCCTGTGCCTGATTTAGGCTCTGCCACCACCTGTGCTGGCCCCTCAACACCTCCTCTGTGACTCTGGATAGGCAGCCTTCATGGCAGGGCTGGTACCTTGGTCCCCATACTCCCTGATGATTTCTGTGAAATTTTCCGTAGCAATGACATTGTTTTCAGAATTTACAAGAGTTCtgtctgttctgttttttattcagaatgaaatgaaatattttttttagttctgaCTTGTTCTCTGTGACTCTTCTCTTGTGAGGCAGAGCCCTGGTTACCAGAGCGGCTGTGGGCAATGCATCCTCCCCTCCCACACCCACTTCCTGCCTTTAGCTTCTGTGTTTCCACCTGGTTTCTGTGGAGTCtggctgctcagagcagacaTTGCATGAGACCTTCCCACACAGGAACTGTCGCTGAGCCAGCATATGCGGAGACACCAAGTCTCTAGCATGACCTTTATCTGTCACTCCACAGGAGAGGACCCACACAACCAGAGCAGACACTCCAAAGCCCCACGTGGCCTTCTCTATGTCTAGTTCAGATGAAGTGCCCCTTCTTACAGATGTTTTACAAGAAAAGCATTGGATTTAAGAATACGTGTCctggggcctgaagagatggctcagtggctaagagcactcgctgctcttgcagaggacttggggttagtttccagcacccacatggtgtctcacaattAAACCTAACCCTggtcccagggatccaacaccctatTGATAGGTCACCtgggacacacacatatgtgtaggcaaaacactcatcatatgtgtgtgtgtacatgtctgtgtgtattaagccttaaagaaaaattaaaagaaaatgtgctacagccagacatggtggcatacacctttaatcccagcatttggaagaaagACTGTAACAAAATCTGTGGCCCaaatacataatgagaccctatctcagaaaataaagaagaaggcAGCATGCTACCAGGGCTGGCAGGATGAATCAGCAGCTGAATCTGATGACCCAAGGAACCACATAATAGAACTAgcctcctacaagttgtcctctggcctccatagcaTGCCATCGCacacaaatacattaaaaaaaaaatatcgcaagttaaagaaaagaacctcctcttttggaaaaaaaaatgacgtGGGCtctgctggagagctggcttggcaaatctgctcttgcagaagctagaattcagttcccagtttGCATGGTGCCTCCCAACCGTCCaggactccagttccaagggatccaacaccgtCTTCTGATCTCCGCACACACCAGacctgcacacacgtggtacaatacatgcacactcatgagcacatgcacacaaaatgtgagctggaaagacagctcagcactTAGGCaccgctgctcttccagagaacctgagttagaACCTGGCGTTCATatcaggcagttcacaattgCTTGTAACTTTCAGATTTAGGGGACCCAACattctcctctggtctctgtgaacaCCGGCACACAGATGGCATACACACATtcgcataaataaaaataaaagcctttaaaattaaaacaacacaacaaaaaccaaaccatgcATGCAGACAAgccccatcactcaggaggctaagcAGGAAGgtttcaagtttgaggccaacattgACTATAGCAAGACTGTGTCAAAGTGGGGTGGAgaataccaaaaaagaaacatCGTTGGCCCAGtggcagggtggcacacacctttaatcccagcactcgggaggcagaggcagaggcaggcggatctgtgtgagttcaaggccagcctggtctacagagcaagttcctggacagccaaggctacactgagaaacaccatctcaagaaaagaaagaaagaaagaaagaaagaaagaaagaaagaaagaaagaaagagagagagagagagagagagagagagagagaaagaaacaaagaaacaaagaaacaaagaaacaaagaaacatagtTAAAAGataaggaaaggggaaaagccATAAGTAAAAGGAAAGTGAAGCAGATTAATCTATTAATTTTAGAAGTCTGTGCCAGcaggctgttctctctctctctctttctctctctctctctccctaccgcCCAaccagggtctctctacatagccctgactgactGTCCTGATTCTTAaaatgtaggccaggctgacctctaactcaggaagagctacctgcctctgcctcccagtgctgggaccaaaggtgtgaGCTACCTTGCCCTGATATGTTAAGGTGTTTTCAATGAGCACCAGCCAGAGGGCAGGACTCCTCCTTGGAGGACTTACATCCTAGCACAGTAGTGGGTAGGGCTGTTGGGTGCTGCACCAAACAGACATGCTAGTACAATGTCTGACATCATCGTGTCAGTTAAAGGCAAGTGTTGTAAGGAATAAGGCCAGAAAAGAAAGTAGCACATCTGAGTGGTACTGCATTTGTGGTAGGCAGGACGAGCAATCCTGCAAAGGCCTTCCTGGCCCTCTGGGCGGGAGAACAAGCAAATATTTGAGGAAAATTTAGAAAACTGatgatgaaaacaatgaaaatagaaattatgGCTGGCACTTAggtagaaaaatgtaaaaagttaaaTAAGATCTTTGCAAAAATAAAAGCCACTTTAGTATTTGGGATCTGAGTGCTAGAATGTTTCACTGGCATACAAAAATCCCTGAAATTTATCCCCAGAACCCGCACAAAactatcaattaaaaaagaaaggaagagggctggagagatggctcagaggttaagagcactagctgctctttcagaggtcctgaattcaattcccagcaaccacgtggtggttcacaaccatctgtaatgagatctggcgccctcttctggcatgcgggcatacatggaggcagaatgttgtatacataataaataaataaataaaattttttttttaaaaaaaaggaagaacagctgggcagtgatggcacacgtctttgatcccagcactcgggaggtagagacaggcagatctttgtgagttcaaggccagcctggtctacagagtgagtttcaggacagccagaatggtgacacagagaaacctcatcccgaaaaaccaaaataagtaagaaagaaagaacaaacgaACATCATACAGAATGAAATGCTAAATAACACAGATAAAGAACCAGATATAGTAGCACACAGTTGTAATTCCAggatttaggaggctgaggcaggaggatgaccacaagttagaagccagcctggtctacagagtgagttctagccaACTAGAACTCTATaataagatcctgcctcaaatacagaaaagaacaacaagctgggtggtggtagtgcacgcctttaatcccagcacccaggaggcagaagcaggcggatctctgtgagttcgaggccagcctagttccaggacaagcttcaaaaacttcagcgaaaccctgtctcacaaaaccaaaagaaggaggagaaggaaaaggagaagaagaagaaaagaaagaaaaaagaaaacgacAAAAGTGGCCCAGGAAAAGACAGTAGTTGACAAAGCACAAATAGGGAAACCACAACCAAGCAAGGTGACAgagataaaacaaatgaaaacttccCCAAAGTAAATAAAGACCAGAGTCAAAGGAACCCTGAGTGATGAGTACATATGCAAATGAAGCGGCTAGATTTCCAGGGAGACCTCCACAGCAAAAGGCAGGGTGGTGGAAGGCTCTGCTAACCTGGGAGGTAGGCGCTGTGGAACTCAGCAAGATCTCTGATAAATCCTATCTAGATGAGAGGGCCTCAAGTGGTTGGGCAAGGTactgcatgcctttagtcccagcactctggagacaggcaggtggatctcgcttggtctacaaagtaagaccaggacagccagggtatgtaaagagaccctgtctcaaagtgagTCACAGGTGAGCACTAGGGCTAGCCAAGagctccacagaagcagtagcCTCAGGAGGGGATTCACAGAACCAGAGAAGCAGTCTTCAAGACGGGCTAAAACCCCACCACTAAGAGAAACAGACTGTCCCCTTGGAGGAAGTGTCTAGGAAGTGGCCCAGACAGAGATGACTATCAACAAATCTAACAAGACCCCATTTTGTCAGTAAGCCACACCCCAATCACCCCCGTTCTGCTGCTACTCAAAGTTGGAAATGTCTCTAGATGCTGCTTGTGATGGGACATGTCTTTATTCCCATCtttaaagaagcagaggcaggaaaatttctgtgagtccaaagccagcctggtctacatagagagttctagggcagccagagctacacagagaaaccctgaaacagATTGTGACTTGCTGTACCATTTATGCACTTTATGGAAACTCATTTAATCTTATGGAGCCTCGGTTTCACCATCTATAAGTGGAGGTAGTCATAGCTCCACTCTCCTGGAGTTTTTGTGAGATTAAGGGCAGAGTATGAACAAAGAATTCATCACCCTGCCTGGTGCATCATCATTTAGGGGCCAGCATTAGCCACACTCTAGGGACAACTCACTGCCATGCGGCAGTACTTCCCATCACCACACCTTCTGCAGGATGCCACCCGCATCTTTTCTCTCCGAATTCCTTCCCTGCAAAGgctaactgcacacacacacagaaacatacacacactcatgcacacactcgcacatgcatgcacacatatgtgcacaagcACAGGACCTCCCATTTTTTTACCTTATTACCGTACTGATGTCTTTGGTACTTTGCTCTGCCACAGACTGCACTGCTGTTATCGCTGCAAGGCCAGGAGTCCTGGGTGTCACACGAGCCTCTCCCAGAAGTGCCTGGTGCACAGGCTAAGGTGAACTTGAACAATGAATGGATTCATGTGGATGGACTGACAGGCAGGTGGACATGTTCCCACACGTGTTGGTGACCTGGACTGGAACTCCTCAGCTAACTTCCACCCTCGGGGTGTAAGTCTGAGATTGGAGCATGGGCAGTGATGATGAAACCAGCATGGCCATGGGCCCAGGATGGGATAGGGGAGCATAATGTCTGGGAAGGCATAGAGTGCCATCCATGGGGCAAGTCTGGGTAGGCTTTGTGAAAGAGGCAGTCTTTGGGCAGGCATGATGACCTCAGACTCCTGGACACCACCAGCACAAGGATGTGCACCACTGGTCTCAGCTCAGGTTCCTGCACCCGGCTAGTTCATCAACTCATACCAAAGCAGTGCTGGCATGCCCTCACCCTGCCCCTCGGGCTTCATGAGCACCCGGAACCTCCTTAACCTGTCTGTGCCCCAGCATACACATGACATTTGCGTCTGGAAGATCCTGCTGTTACTATCCCAACACTGTTCTTAGTAAGCCAATTCCCTCGCCCTTGTACTACCCACAGTCTCCCAGCCCATACGCTCACCCGCTCACCCAgtgtccctcccccagctctttcctcAAGTGCAAAattctcccactcctcctccatttagGAACTTCTCCCGCCCCACCCATGATTTTCACTCTTCTTGGGAGGTAACAGCCACTGGGAGAGTGGCAGAAAGGTGACAGCCCATCCTCTGTCTTCATAATCACTCTTCATGATCCTGAGTTCGAGGTTCTAGGCCTGATTATAGCAGAAACGCAACCATCCATCTCTACGCGCCTTGAGTAAACTTACTTTCTGTATCAGTCCACCTCCTCCTGGAAGCCCCACTGCAtcctccccagcctctctccaagaaaaggaagagggacaCTCACAGCTGAGGGGACACTGGACACAGGGGTCAAATACAGATCTAAACATGGGGCTGAGAGAGGAACAGTCTCCCTGAACATTACTGATCCCCGAAGCCAGATAGCCATTAAAGGAAGTACCCAGATTCCAAGCTTTTCAGGGACACTGAGCCCTAAAAAGGTGGATACAGCTCTCAGTCCCCACATCACAACTGGGGTACCTACAGCACTCCGCCAAGTGGACCCCCAAAGCCGACTCTGGCCTTCCGTTCAGTTGCCATTCATGCTCATCAGGTACCTTCTTATCTGGCTACAGCCACACCTAAGCCCCCTGCAGCCGTGTGTAATTATGGCCCTCCGCTTAGCACTCTCCTGGAACCCTTTGTCCCCTCTGCCCCCCAGCCTGGCTGCTGTGGGGCTCTGGGTGGACCTAGCACATACAGGGCGGGCCTCTTCAGATCAGGCGTGTGCCTCCAGGCCTCAAGGCGCCGCACAAACTTGTCTCCCAGGATTTTTCCACACGAAACACGTCTCCCAGGGAAGCAACCGGTCTGATGAGATGGGCGTGCAACGTTCCCACCCCACCCTCGGGTGCCCCCACGGTACCATCTCCAAACAGAAGCTGTTGCCCACAGGAGCTGGGCCCTGATGGAGCCCACCACAGAATCTCGGACCCAGATGGAGCCCAGGAGGAGTTGTCCTACATCGGTGGCCTCCAGAATGAGCCAAGGGGCCAGTGGGATCCAGACCAGAAGCAAGGTAGGTTGCCCAGCCCTGGCCTCCACCCATGACCCGTAGACCCAAGCCAGACTCTATCCTGGAGGGGCTTCACCCTCCACGCTATCTCCCcagcaacctctggcctctgactCCCACCCTCCATCCCTTCCTACTCACCCTGGCTTTGCCCTGATGCTATTTTCTCTGAACACTTCCCACTTCCAGGCTTCTGCTCCTAGTCACCCCGTGAAAGCAAATGTCTTTAAGGGGCCAGGACTCAAGGATGAGTGCCCGGTGTGGGAGAGAGAGCTCAGACTGAGCCCAGGGACTAGGTTCTAGAAAAGACAGAGCCTTAGGAAATAATCGCAGGAATGCTTTCGGGAAGCACACGGGGCATGCAGAGGCAGCTCGTCCCTCTACTCCAGCTCCCAGCTTTTTCCTTTAACCCCCCCAATCTGCCTGGATGCCAAGCCTAACTCACAAGCTGGTCTACCTGGCAGGGGTGCTTGGGAGACCTTCTAGGGACAAGCACTGATGCCCCTCATTTCCAGCCCTCCCATTTTCTCTAGTCCAGCCCTCCCCCCCAGCCTCCTGGCCCCCCCAGCCTGGCAGGTGCTGACATGAGCCTAGGCCCCTCTGAGTCAACCCCTTAGGGCGGCTCCGCCTGCCTGCCCTGACTCATTTGTTGGGAACGGGCCTCCCACCCCAGGCCTGGGGGGCAGAAGCTGGGGAGAGGTGCCAGAGAGGGCCAGGCAGCCCTTCTGAAGACTCTGTAGAGGTGGAGTCTAAGTGAGTTTCTAGGTTTGCAGGTCACGAGGTGGACATTTGTCTACCTCACTGGTCAGTCTTACTGAGTTGTCAGGTCCAGGTCTAGGGTCATCATGGGGCTGCTTTTGCCCTtaaaaccccagcactcaagttCTTTATCCTTACCAGGACTCTATAAACATGAAACTCTCTCTGGATGCCAACCCTGCCTGGACCTCACCAAGCCCAGTCCCAGATGTCTTGGAGGCTGCCTGGTCTTTGATGCTACAGAGCTCCCAACCCCCAGGCTGGGACACCCCTTCTCATATGGCTTTGAGTGACAGGCCCCTACAGGCTCCGTGTCCTATTCTCGTTCTTAGAGCGCTGGCACCCACGGGGCTTGGTCTGGGCTTGGAAGGCTGAGAGCAAGTAGAACCCAAGTCACTGCGGCCCCGTTCTGGGATAGGACAAGAGAGAAGGCCGGGCCGTGACTCGAGGACGCGCTGGGCCTGTTCTTCCGCCCAAATTCCACCTTAAGCAGGCAGaggcccctccctcccacctggCCCAGGTGTCCCCGCCCCCAGCCAAGCTCTGGGCTGGGCGGGCGTCTGTCTAAGAGAGCCAGCCAGGAAGAGACTTCTGGAACCGGGCCTTGAGGGACAAGACCGGGAAGAGGCCCAGGACAGGTGGGGTGGCTAGTTGCCCCTGTCACTATGCAGGAGGGtaacttcctgctgtctgccctGCAGCCTGAGGCTGGTGTTTGCTCCCTGGCGCTGCCCTCGGACCTGCAGCTGGATCGCCGGGGTGCTGAGGGGCCGGAGGCTGATAGGCTTCGAGCCGCCCGAGTCCAGGAGCAAGTCCGAGCCCGCCTCCTGCAGTTGGGCCAGCAGTCGCGGCACAATGGGTCTACTGAGCTTGATGGCGCCGTCGAGACCGCCAGAGGTAGGCCAACTGGGGCATGGGGGGCAACAGAGAGGTGATAAAGGGGGTAGTGGTGACAGTGACAGGTACAGGTGGCCAGGGCAGCGGTGGCGGTGCCAGGGGCAGAGGCCATACAAGCTCGGGGTTCAGGCCTTGACTCACCTCACTGAGGCCTGCTCTGAGTCACTGCCCCGCCCCAGCAGGCATGGGGAGCAGCCTGGGTGGGGCAtccctcctccccagccaggACAGGGGTCCATGGCTGGGCCCACCCACTCCCCTAAGTTGGGAAGACAACAAGGAGGACAACAACACCTGTTGGCAACCCCTCCCATCACCACAGAAACCGGGCTCTCTTGAGGTCTCAGATAGAGGGGCCAAGGTGCTAACTAGACGGGATTGAGAAGAACAGTAGTATGAGAGACCAATAATCCTGGATAGAGCCCTGGATAGAGCCCAGGTCTGTCTGGAGCAGGGGCTCCCTGAGGAATTACAGAACTGGGCCTACCAGGAGTGACCCAGATACTCTGTGAGAATAGCCTGTAGGGTTCTCTTCAGGGGCTTGCNNNNNNNNNNNNNNNNNNNNNNNNNNNNNNNNNNNNNNNNNNNNNNNNNNNNNNNNNNNNNNNNNNNNNNNNNNNNNNNNNNNNNNNNNNNNNNNNNNNNtgtgtgtgtgtgtgtgtgtgtgtgtgtgtgtgtgtgtgtgtgtgtgtgtgttaaaaggtCACTCAGACATGCTGGGCTCAAGGCAGTCAGTCATTTCAAAAACTCATTCATTTCCCTACCTGCCAG encodes:
- the B4galnt4 gene encoding N-acetyl-beta-glucosaminyl-glycoprotein 4-beta-N-acetylgalactosaminyltransferase 1, yielding MPWFPVKKVRKQMKLLLLLLLLTCAAWLTYVHRSLVRPGRALRQRLGYGRDGEKLTGVTDGRGVRAVSSTQRAEDSSESHEEEQVPEGRVPNMLFHGGARKPPPLNLTHQTPPWREEFKGQVNLHVFEDWCGGAVGHLRRNLHFPLFPHTRTTVTKLAVSPKWKNYGLRIFGFIHPARDGDIQFSVASDDNSEFWLSLDESPAAAQLVAFVGKTGSEWTAPGEFTKFSSQVSKPRRLMASRRYYFELLHKQDDKGSDHVEVGWRAFLPGLKFEIIGSAHISLYTDESSLKMDHVTHVPQSPASHVGGYPPNKEPSADMLQPDPRDTFFLTPRMEPLSLENVLEPCAYAPTYVLKDFPIARYQGLQFVYLSFIYPNDHTRLTHMETDNKCFYRESPLYLERFGFYKYMKMDKEEGEEDEEEEVQRRAFLFLNPDDFLDDEDEQGLLDSLEPTDASPRQSHKTPTPTTSAGTTATPTPPTTSPLDEQTPRHSRALNWAPRPLPLFLGRAPPPRTVEKSPSKVYVTRVRPGQRSSPKALRDSPWPPFPGVFLRPKPLPRVQLRVPPHPPRTQGYRTSGSKVTELKPPVRAQTTQRGQEGQVHGQGLTVPTVDLNSSVETQPVTSFMSLSQVSRPQLPGEGEEGEDDGAPGDEATSEDSEEEEEQAAGRLLGRWREDAIDWQRTFSVGAMDFELLRSDWNDLRCNVSGNLQLPEAEAVDVVAQYMERLNARHGGRFSLLRIVNVEKRRDSARGSRFLLELELQERGGGRQRLSEYVFLRLPGARIGDEDGESPEPPLAASIPPDSRPELCRPLHLAWRQDVMVHFIVPVKNQARWVVQFLSDMTALHVHTGDSHFNIILVDFESEDMDVERALRAAKLPRYQYLRRTGNFERSAGLQTGVDAVEDPSSIVFLCDLHIHFPPNILDSIRKHCVEGKLAFAPVVMRLGCGSSPWDPHGYWEVNGFGLFGIFKSDFDRVGGMNTEEFRDQWGGEDWELLDRVLQAGLEVERLRLRHFYHHYHSKRGMWATRSRKGARTQRS